Proteins encoded in a region of the Solanum dulcamara chromosome 9, daSolDulc1.2, whole genome shotgun sequence genome:
- the LOC129904473 gene encoding uncharacterized protein LOC129904473 isoform X1, which produces MLEAVESSVHGNGFAQLQSCGDSSEEELSVLPRHTKVIVTGNNRTKSVLVGLQGVVKKAVGLGGWHWLVLTNGIEVKLQRNALSVIEAPTGNEDDDDLEFENVQWNGSDMASDDTQKSHRSRHRALKPYGSSHKAMSRSLSCDSQSKGSISTHRGSMKVDLSKLEMAALWRYWRHFNLREAIPNPSKEQLIDVVQRHFTSQQLDELQVIVGFVQAAKRLKTVCK; this is translated from the exons atgctgGAAGCTGTGGAGAGTTCAGTGCATGGAAATGGGTTTGCTCAGTTGCAGAGCTGTGGGGATAGCAGTGAAGAGGAGTTATCTGTGCTTCCAAGGCATACTAAAGTTATTGTGACGGGAAATAATAGGACTAAGTCTGTATTAGTTGGACTTCAGGGAGTTGTTAAGAAGGCTGTTGGTCTTGGTGGTTGGCATTGGCTG GTTCTTACGAATGGCATAGAGGTGAAACTGCAGAGGAATGCTTTAAGTGTGATTGAAGCTCCTACTGGtaatgaagatgatgatgaccttgaatttgaaaatGTCCAGTGGAATGGTTCAGATATGG CATCCGATGATACTCAAAAGTCTCATAGGTCAAGGCATCGCGCCCTTAAACCATACGGCTCATCTCACAAGGCCATGAGCCGCTCCCTTTCATGTGACTCACAGTCGAAAGGATCTATTTCTACACATCGTGGGTCCATG aaggTTGACTTAAGCAAACTTGAGATGGCTGCACTGTGGAGATATTGGCGACACTTTAACCTT AGGGAAGCTATACCTAACCCGTCGAAGGAGCAACTAATTGATGTTGTTCAAAGGCACTTCACATCCCAG CAATTGGACGAGTTGCAGGTAATTGTGGGATTCGTCCAAGCAGCTAAGAGACTCAAGACGGTCTGCAAATGA
- the LOC129904473 gene encoding uncharacterized protein LOC129904473 isoform X2, whose product MLEAVESSVHGNGFAQLQSCGDSSEEELSVLPRHTKVIVTGNNRTKSVLVGLQGVVKKAVGLGGWHWLVLTNGIEVKLQRNALSVIEAPTGNEDDDDLEFENVQWNGSDMASDDTQKSHRSRHRALKPYGSSHKAMSRSLSCDSQSKGSISTHRGSMVDLSKLEMAALWRYWRHFNLREAIPNPSKEQLIDVVQRHFTSQQLDELQVIVGFVQAAKRLKTVCK is encoded by the exons atgctgGAAGCTGTGGAGAGTTCAGTGCATGGAAATGGGTTTGCTCAGTTGCAGAGCTGTGGGGATAGCAGTGAAGAGGAGTTATCTGTGCTTCCAAGGCATACTAAAGTTATTGTGACGGGAAATAATAGGACTAAGTCTGTATTAGTTGGACTTCAGGGAGTTGTTAAGAAGGCTGTTGGTCTTGGTGGTTGGCATTGGCTG GTTCTTACGAATGGCATAGAGGTGAAACTGCAGAGGAATGCTTTAAGTGTGATTGAAGCTCCTACTGGtaatgaagatgatgatgaccttgaatttgaaaatGTCCAGTGGAATGGTTCAGATATGG CATCCGATGATACTCAAAAGTCTCATAGGTCAAGGCATCGCGCCCTTAAACCATACGGCTCATCTCACAAGGCCATGAGCCGCTCCCTTTCATGTGACTCACAGTCGAAAGGATCTATTTCTACACATCGTGGGTCCATG gTTGACTTAAGCAAACTTGAGATGGCTGCACTGTGGAGATATTGGCGACACTTTAACCTT AGGGAAGCTATACCTAACCCGTCGAAGGAGCAACTAATTGATGTTGTTCAAAGGCACTTCACATCCCAG CAATTGGACGAGTTGCAGGTAATTGTGGGATTCGTCCAAGCAGCTAAGAGACTCAAGACGGTCTGCAAATGA